In Fluviicola taffensis DSM 16823, the following are encoded in one genomic region:
- a CDS encoding 30S ribosomal protein S16, with product MATRIRLQRHGKKGKAIFHLVVADSRAKRDGKFIEKLGVYNPNTNPATIDINFASTLKWVGTGAEMSDTARAILSYKGILYKNHLLKGVTKGALTAEQVETKFAAWEADKASKIQGKIEGLGNNAVADKAARLKAEVDANEAKAKAIEAKNTPAVEEVEAPAEEEATTEETAPEVAAEETTETPAEEAPAAEEGEAEA from the coding sequence ATGGCAACACGTATTCGTTTGCAAAGACACGGTAAAAAAGGAAAAGCAATTTTCCATTTGGTAGTAGCAGATTCTCGCGCTAAGCGTGATGGTAAATTCATCGAGAAATTGGGAGTTTACAATCCTAATACCAATCCTGCAACAATTGACATCAACTTTGCATCAACATTAAAATGGGTTGGTACAGGAGCTGAAATGTCTGATACTGCACGTGCAATTCTTTCTTATAAAGGAATATTGTACAAAAATCACCTATTGAAAGGTGTTACAAAAGGAGCTTTGACTGCAGAGCAAGTAGAGACTAAGTTTGCTGCTTGGGAAGCTGATAAAGCATCTAAAATTCAAGGTAAAATTGAAGGTCTTGGAAACAACGCTGTTGCTGATAAAGCTGCACGTTTGAAAGCTGAAGTAGATGCAAATGAAGCAAAAGCAAAAGCTATTGAAGCAAAAAACACGCCTGCTGTTGAAGAAGTAGAAGCTCCTGCAGAGGAAGAAGCTACAACTGAGGAAACTGCTCCTGAGGTTGCTGCTGAAGAAACAACAGAAACTCCTGCAGAGGAAGCACCTGCTGCTGAAGAAGGAGAAGCTGAGGCTTAA
- the rimM gene encoding ribosome maturation factor RimM (Essential for efficient processing of 16S rRNA), with the protein MQHSDCFQLGYIAKLHGYKGEVSLFLDVTNPEDYRTLDAFFIDINGQLTPFFVKSFVLKNKGFAAVKLEGVDSENDAKVILRKSCYLPISILPELDDKHFYDHEIIGFKLIDTRFGETGIIEQVIDNSVNPLLLVMNGDKEILIPFIDGLVQKVDRKAKTLHVTSPEGLIEMYMG; encoded by the coding sequence ATGCAACATTCTGATTGCTTTCAACTTGGTTATATTGCGAAACTTCACGGATACAAAGGTGAAGTTTCGCTATTTTTAGACGTAACCAATCCGGAAGATTACCGAACACTCGATGCTTTCTTTATCGACATAAACGGACAATTAACGCCCTTTTTTGTCAAATCTTTTGTATTAAAAAACAAAGGGTTTGCAGCCGTAAAACTAGAAGGTGTTGACTCTGAAAACGACGCAAAAGTAATTCTTCGCAAAAGTTGTTATCTTCCAATATCTATATTACCTGAATTAGATGACAAACACTTTTACGACCATGAAATCATTGGTTTTAAATTGATTGATACGCGTTTTGGTGAAACAGGAATCATTGAGCAAGTGATTGACAACTCCGTAAACCCATTACTTCTCGTGATGAATGGTGACAAGGAAATCCTCATTCCATTTATTGATGGATTGGTACAAAAAGTTGATCGTAAAGCCAAAACATTACACGTTACTTCTCCTGAAGGACTGATTGAAATGTACATGGGATAA
- a CDS encoding tRNA1(Val) (adenine(37)-N6)-methyltransferase codes for MPVFQFKHFQIQQKHAALKVGTDSMILGSLCGWENPKRLLDIGTGTGVLALMCAQRFPFQEIIGLEISEEAIIDAQINAQNNPFDTKITIVNQAIQDYKPKEKFDAIISNPPFFENSSKNPNDQKSLARHTESLSFSELLQSITRLLTAEGKAWIIIPFESTENIIQLANANELFIADLITLFGKPKKPTRTILCLIKQISEIQESSLCIRTESGSYTEEYKILTKEFHDREL; via the coding sequence ATGCCTGTTTTCCAATTCAAACACTTTCAAATCCAACAAAAACACGCAGCGCTAAAGGTCGGAACAGATTCCATGATCCTTGGTTCACTCTGTGGTTGGGAAAATCCAAAACGATTATTAGATATTGGAACAGGAACAGGAGTTCTTGCCTTGATGTGTGCTCAACGTTTTCCATTCCAAGAAATTATCGGTCTTGAAATCTCAGAAGAAGCGATTATTGATGCACAAATCAATGCCCAAAACAATCCATTTGACACCAAAATAACAATTGTAAATCAAGCCATTCAGGATTACAAACCAAAAGAAAAATTTGATGCAATCATCAGTAATCCGCCCTTCTTTGAAAACAGCTCTAAAAATCCGAATGATCAAAAATCATTGGCTCGACATACCGAAAGTCTTTCCTTTTCAGAATTACTCCAATCAATTACGAGGTTGTTAACCGCAGAAGGGAAAGCATGGATAATCATTCCCTTCGAAAGCACGGAAAATATCATTCAACTGGCAAATGCGAATGAATTATTCATAGCTGATTTAATCACCCTCTTTGGCAAACCAAAAAAGCCCACAAGAACCATTCTTTGCTTGATTAAGCAGATATCAGAAATTCAGGAATCTTCTTTGTGTATAAGAACGGAAAGTGGTTCTTATACGGAAGAATACAAAATTTTAACGAAAGAGTTTCACGATCGGGAGTTATAA
- a CDS encoding thioredoxin family protein has protein sequence MTFQTYIQQFEQILNEPNPTAPYDNADYLNYTKLNWSRMNRWLKKGEILPHVKEKIQSIQEAQQWIVITEPWCGDASHIVPFIHMMAELNPLIHIDFELRDAEPNRIQDYLTNGGKAIPKLIIKNANGDRMSPIASAMAQDLAVWGPRPAECQVLYQDMHSNQAPFEEVKIKLQNWYNEHRGVEIQEEIAGLL, from the coding sequence ATGACTTTTCAAACTTACATTCAACAATTCGAACAAATTTTAAACGAACCAAACCCAACAGCTCCTTACGACAACGCTGATTACTTGAATTATACCAAACTCAATTGGTCGCGGATGAATCGTTGGTTGAAAAAAGGTGAAATCCTACCACACGTAAAAGAAAAAATCCAATCCATTCAAGAAGCGCAACAATGGATTGTAATTACTGAACCTTGGTGTGGTGATGCTTCACATATCGTGCCTTTCATTCACATGATGGCCGAATTAAATCCATTAATCCACATTGACTTTGAATTGCGGGATGCTGAACCGAATAGAATTCAAGATTATTTGACGAATGGAGGAAAAGCGATTCCGAAATTAATCATCAAAAATGCCAACGGAGATCGCATGTCGCCAATAGCTTCAGCGATGGCACAAGATTTAGCCGTTTGGGGACCAAGACCAGCTGAATGTCAAGTTCTTTACCAAGACATGCATTCAAATCAAGCACCGTTTGAAGAGGTGAAAATCAAACTTCAAAACTGGTACAACGAGCATCGAGGAGTGGAAATTCAGGAAGAGATTGCAGGATTGTTATAA
- a CDS encoding M16 family metallopeptidase — protein sequence MIELLPHIYVLSNGLKLVYLHASSPVAHLGVTVLAGSRFEEDHEVGLAHFLEHSIFKGTEKRKAFHILSRLDSVGGELNAYTTKEEICVYASFVKTHLNRAAELLSDIAINSNFPEKEIQKEKEIVLDELNSYLDNPSDKIFDDYEALIFPNHPLGNNILGTPESVQSFGRDSLKSYVDKFFFTENTVLSFVGDIPLSSLVKQLEKQFKGMPSGKTRAIPRTFDSYIPVKKRVEEGNYQAHAIIGGIAPGYNSEHRRGMTMLTNVLGGPAMNSRLILSVREKYGYTYNIEAQYSPFPDLGYWSIYFGTDQKYLNKTIKIIYSELKKLREVPLTVKQLQQAKEQLKGHIALSLDSNVGLMQGLGKSLLLFNQIDTIQEIYASIDKLTSAELQEIAQTYFREENISELIYDVKQDS from the coding sequence ATGATAGAATTATTACCTCATATATACGTACTTTCAAATGGATTAAAGTTGGTTTACTTGCATGCGAGTTCTCCTGTTGCCCATTTGGGGGTTACAGTTCTTGCAGGGTCCAGATTTGAAGAAGACCACGAAGTTGGATTGGCACACTTTCTAGAGCATAGCATTTTCAAAGGAACTGAAAAACGAAAAGCCTTTCATATTTTATCCCGATTAGATTCTGTTGGAGGTGAATTGAATGCTTATACAACCAAAGAAGAGATTTGTGTGTATGCTTCATTTGTGAAAACGCATTTGAATCGAGCAGCGGAGTTGCTTTCAGATATCGCAATCAATAGTAATTTTCCAGAGAAGGAAATTCAAAAAGAAAAAGAAATTGTATTGGATGAATTAAATTCCTATTTGGATAATCCAAGTGATAAAATTTTCGATGATTACGAAGCGCTTATTTTCCCGAATCACCCGCTTGGAAATAACATTTTGGGAACACCAGAATCGGTACAATCATTCGGAAGAGATTCATTAAAAAGTTACGTAGATAAGTTCTTTTTTACAGAGAATACAGTCCTTTCTTTTGTGGGGGATATTCCGCTGAGTTCTTTGGTGAAACAATTAGAGAAACAATTCAAAGGAATGCCGTCGGGTAAAACGAGGGCTATTCCAAGAACTTTTGATTCCTATATTCCAGTAAAGAAGCGTGTAGAGGAGGGGAATTATCAAGCTCATGCTATTATTGGTGGAATTGCACCAGGTTATAATAGTGAGCACCGACGAGGAATGACCATGTTGACAAATGTATTGGGTGGTCCCGCAATGAATTCCCGCTTGATTCTTTCCGTTCGTGAGAAATATGGATACACTTACAATATCGAAGCTCAATATTCTCCATTTCCAGATTTGGGGTATTGGTCGATTTATTTCGGAACCGATCAAAAATACTTGAACAAAACGATTAAGATTATTTATTCGGAATTAAAGAAATTACGCGAAGTTCCTTTGACAGTGAAGCAATTGCAGCAAGCTAAGGAGCAGTTAAAGGGGCATATCGCCCTATCTTTAGATTCCAATGTAGGTTTGATGCAAGGTTTGGGAAAATCACTTTTATTGTTCAATCAAATTGACACGATTCAGGAAATTTATGCGAGCATTGATAAATTAACAAGTGCGGAGCTGCAAGAAATTGCCCAGACTTATTTTAGAGAAGAGAATATCTCGGAGTTGATCTACGACGTGAAGCAGGATTCATAA
- the pdxH gene encoding pyridoxamine 5'-phosphate oxidase: MDDFLNIIRNDHHQFDKGKLEDHFGEEPFALLASWLREAIEKPTTEPNAMTVSTLGIDGFPRARVVYWKELLEEGIVFYTNYTSDKGKAIEANPKVHALLYWPEMERQISMTGFAEKIPSEMSDSYFESRPRGSKLGAWASHQSKILDSRDELETRVAEYSEKFPDFVPRPVHWGGYLIKPTNIEFWQGRPSRLHDRIVFNLKSDNSWELYRKNP; encoded by the coding sequence ATGGATGATTTTCTGAACATTATTCGGAACGACCATCATCAGTTTGACAAAGGTAAATTGGAGGATCACTTCGGTGAGGAACCTTTTGCACTTTTGGCAAGTTGGTTGCGGGAAGCTATTGAGAAACCAACCACAGAACCCAATGCAATGACAGTGTCAACTTTGGGGATTGATGGGTTTCCACGAGCTCGAGTAGTTTATTGGAAAGAATTACTGGAAGAAGGAATCGTTTTTTACACGAATTATACAAGTGATAAGGGAAAGGCTATTGAAGCTAATCCAAAAGTACATGCTTTGTTGTATTGGCCAGAAATGGAACGACAAATAAGTATGACTGGTTTTGCAGAAAAGATTCCTTCAGAGATGAGCGATTCCTATTTTGAGTCCCGTCCGCGGGGAAGTAAACTTGGAGCTTGGGCTTCTCACCAAAGTAAAATCCTTGATTCAAGAGATGAATTGGAGACACGAGTAGCTGAATATTCTGAAAAGTTTCCTGATTTTGTTCCAAGACCAGTTCATTGGGGTGGCTACTTGATTAAACCTACCAATATCGAATTTTGGCAAGGAAGACCTTCTCGTTTACATGATCGCATTGTTTTTAACTTGAAATCCGATAATTCTTGGGAGTTATACCGCAAGAATCCTTAA
- a CDS encoding DUF4494 domain-containing protein, whose amino-acid sequence MNSWFTVKVKYTKQLEDGTFKRVSEPYLVAAMTFTDAEARIYEELGSLIRGEFVVTGITRTDFHDIFHYEDADVWYKCKITYEAGADGGEEGAKAKKVSQNFIVTAHSVKDAYERLKESLGGMMIDYVIPSIIISPIVDVFPFGDESEDRVAVDFEKQVKAEVAEHALGTKTVFSAPGSDVDELEDDEDSVIDDQFGEEE is encoded by the coding sequence ATGAATAGTTGGTTTACCGTAAAGGTTAAATATACAAAGCAGTTGGAAGATGGTACTTTCAAGCGTGTTTCAGAACCTTATTTAGTAGCGGCGATGACCTTTACTGATGCTGAGGCTCGAATCTATGAAGAACTTGGAAGTTTAATCAGAGGTGAGTTTGTTGTAACAGGAATTACTCGCACAGATTTTCACGACATCTTCCATTACGAAGATGCGGACGTTTGGTACAAATGTAAAATCACATACGAAGCTGGTGCTGACGGAGGTGAAGAAGGTGCAAAAGCAAAGAAAGTTTCTCAAAATTTCATCGTTACTGCTCATTCAGTGAAAGATGCTTACGAGCGTTTGAAAGAAAGTTTGGGTGGAATGATGATTGACTATGTCATTCCTTCCATTATTATTTCGCCAATTGTGGATGTTTTTCCTTTTGGAGATGAGTCTGAGGATCGCGTAGCTGTTGATTTCGAGAAACAAGTAAAAGCAGAAGTAGCTGAGCATGCTCTTGGAACTAAAACCGTATTTTCTGCTCCAGGATCTGATGTTGATGAGTTAGAAGACGACGAAGATTCAGTAATTGATGACCAATTTGGCGAGGAAGAATAA
- a CDS encoding M16 family metallopeptidase, whose product MKKSLFTALLLSSSIYSFSQEKVKYIEYDLANGMHVILHEEHATPIVAVSVMYHVGSKNETPSRTGFAHFFEHLLFEGSTNIKRGEYSELVEKNGGALNANTSQDRTYYYEILPSNQLELGLWLESERLLHARVDQTGVDTQREVVKEEKRQRVDNQPYATFMENLFKLAYKNHPYRWVPIGSMEDLNAAQEIDYVNFYHTFYVPSNAVLSIAGDINIEQTKKWIDKYFASVPKGQAINLFRDFENLSDADFKTKYAVEKTAFDAKNFNNPKDAKAKELLKKYSAMSCDIPRPNPAFEAISGVQRETVYDNIQLPAVFMGYKFPKETDKDFAAIEFLNAVLSGSNSSRMNKSIVEKKQQAVAAFSFAFNMEDPGLGIVAAISSNGTKVEDLEKSLDEEIKSIQDNLISEEEFQAVRNQFENQIVSSNSTVAGIAENLAQNKMYFGSTELINKQMEIYMSITREDIQRVAKKYLTQDNRIILYYLPKAN is encoded by the coding sequence ATGAAAAAAAGTCTTTTTACAGCATTGTTGCTTTCTTCTTCGATTTATAGCTTCTCACAAGAGAAAGTGAAATATATCGAATATGATTTAGCAAATGGAATGCATGTTATTTTACATGAGGAGCACGCTACACCTATTGTAGCCGTTTCTGTTATGTATCACGTAGGTTCAAAAAACGAAACCCCATCTAGAACTGGGTTTGCACACTTTTTTGAGCATTTGCTATTTGAAGGTTCTACCAACATCAAACGTGGGGAATACTCCGAGTTAGTTGAGAAAAATGGTGGAGCATTGAATGCAAACACAAGTCAGGATAGAACGTATTACTACGAAATCCTTCCTTCCAACCAATTGGAATTGGGTTTATGGTTAGAAAGTGAGCGTTTATTACATGCGCGAGTAGATCAAACAGGTGTTGATACGCAACGTGAGGTTGTAAAAGAAGAAAAAAGACAACGTGTCGACAATCAGCCATACGCTACTTTTATGGAAAATCTATTTAAGTTGGCATACAAAAATCATCCTTACCGTTGGGTTCCAATTGGAAGTATGGAAGACTTGAATGCTGCTCAAGAAATTGATTATGTGAATTTCTACCACACATTCTATGTTCCTTCTAACGCTGTTTTATCCATTGCTGGTGATATCAATATCGAGCAAACAAAAAAATGGATTGACAAGTATTTTGCTTCTGTTCCAAAAGGACAAGCAATTAACTTATTCCGTGATTTCGAAAATCTTTCAGATGCAGATTTCAAAACAAAATATGCTGTTGAAAAGACTGCTTTTGATGCTAAAAATTTCAATAACCCGAAAGATGCTAAAGCAAAAGAATTGTTGAAGAAATACAGTGCAATGTCTTGTGATATTCCAAGACCAAATCCTGCATTTGAAGCAATTTCGGGAGTTCAAAGAGAAACAGTATACGACAATATTCAACTTCCTGCAGTATTTATGGGATACAAATTCCCGAAAGAAACAGATAAAGATTTTGCTGCAATCGAATTTTTAAATGCGGTTTTATCTGGAAGTAATTCTTCCCGTATGAACAAAAGCATCGTTGAGAAAAAACAACAAGCTGTTGCTGCTTTCTCTTTTGCATTCAACATGGAAGATCCAGGACTGGGAATCGTTGCTGCTATCTCTTCAAACGGAACGAAAGTAGAAGACTTAGAGAAATCATTGGATGAAGAGATTAAATCAATTCAGGATAATTTAATCTCTGAAGAAGAATTTCAAGCAGTGCGAAATCAATTTGAAAATCAAATAGTTAGCTCCAATTCTACTGTTGCAGGAATTGCTGAAAACTTAGCTCAAAACAAAATGTATTTCGGAAGTACTGAATTGATCAACAAACAAATGGAAATCTACATGAGCATTACACGCGAAGATATTCAACGTGTTGCTAAGAAATATTTGACTCAAGACAACCGAATCATTTTATATTATTTACCAAAGGCAAACTAA